The proteins below are encoded in one region of Pochonia chlamydosporia 170 chromosome Unknown PCv3seq00030, whole genome shotgun sequence:
- a CDS encoding Tfo1 transposase (similar to Beauveria bassiana ARSEF 2860 XP_008602981.1) produces MSVADASSFLVSSTPASSSTGSSEVFTTHSPVQMNIWTLFRLPVGSEQTHIIQKVGTKRHKKVLHYCLSCEKQKAKPIWSSAYTGNAKEHVQKVHKAEWKEWSRNHGNSLRTDGPNQASIDRYMQPVGVHCSRHLTLRQAFDKPRFIRAFIALCARRRVSLSATEWPELQELMLAGNPTIQDLLKLSRRTLVRLLERNYVEYRKQLQTAIQDAVGQIHFSTDMWTSPARRGHLAICAQWVDCEYRLRKALLGLPQVLYSHSGECQAVHIVRVLRSYGITTRIGYHTGDNATSNDTMLRALSDHLMTEYNFNFNPVACRIRCLDHILNLALQAFLLAKSKEALKAALKAALKAALDAIDLAEDADPYEVFSAAMGVPMVQNNGDGARPREIAERARGKGKQKGFEGWGSTPALEKLHNLAVWLRNSPIHHDLWERAIGISLGIDNDTRWSSWYFMIDRAIRKKNEIIKFLHEHDEACGPNTLTHGDWEILRCTHQFLQVFNSGTLWVEGDRAGLSQSREMMDVILAFFEQQKNLYSSGERKDLRMVHSIEMGWFILNKYYELTDTVPVYAAAMLLDPSKRRRYLTQNWPEQWHQKALDATQRIWEDKYKNMPLTQPEEDAMQVDGSLPSPDKPRNELDRLKLSLQVELADLTDEDDVQLFLNARPISIKPLTPLEWWCLPEQRQRYPRLHRMAIDILSIPPSSAEPERTFSAARRTQSWDRLRMTANNLERLECIGNWLRNGHIDLVHIITAIEGMNEVEVELDFDSDEMG; encoded by the exons ATGTCGGTAGCTGACGCCTCATCATTTCTGGTCTCCTCCACTcctgcctcatcatccacggGGTCTTCGGAAGTCTTTACAACACATTCTCCGGTCCAGATGAACATCTGGACCTTGTTTCGACTTCCAGTGGGCTCCGAGCAGACTCATATCATTCAGAAGGTTGGTACAAAAAGACATAAGAAGGTTCTGCACTACTGTCTCTCTtgtgagaagcagaaagcGAAGCCGATCTGGAGCAGTGCCTACACAGGCAATGCGAAGGAGCATGTCCAAAAGGTGCACAAAGCCGAGTGGAAGGAATGGTCTCGCAACCACGGCAATTCCTTGAGAACAGATGGTCCAAATCAAGCATCCATTGATAGGTATATGCAACCAGTTGGTGTCCACTGTTCGAGGCACCTAACCCTCCGGCAAGCTTTTGATAAGCCACGATTTATTAGGGCGTTTATCGCTCTTTGCGCCCGACGGAGAGTATCATTGAGCGCAACAGAGTGGCCAGAACTTCAAGAACTTATGTTAGCAGGCAACCCTACTATACAAGACCTCTTGAAGCTGTCTCGACGGACGCTTGTGCGCCTCCTTGAAAGGAACTATGTAGAGTATCGTAAGCAACTCCAGACGGCGATTCAAGACGCTGTCGGCCAGATACACTTCTCCACGGACATGTGGACATCACCTGCGCGTCGAGGACATCTCGCAATCTGTGCACAATGGGTTGATTGTGAATATAGGCTGCGGAAAGCTCTGCTAGGACTCCCTCAAGTATTGTACAGCCATAGCGGAGAGTGTCAAGCTGTGCACATCGTCAGGGTTCTCAGAAGTTACGGCATTACCACCAGAATCGGCTATCATACTGGCGATAACGCTACGTCAAATGATACTATGTTAAGAGCGTTATCAGACCATTTGATGACTGAGTACAAT ttcaacttcaaccctGTTGCCTGCCGAATCCGGTGTCTCGATCATATCCTCAACCTCGCCCTTCAAGCCTTCCTACTAGCCAAGTCAAAGGAGGCTCTTAAAGCCGCTCTTAAAGCCGCTCTTAAAGCCGCACTTGACGCAATTGATCTGGCCGAAGATGCAGACCCATACGAAGTATTCTCCGCCGCGATGGGGGTGCCGATGGTGCAAAATAATGGAGATGGGGCGAGACCAAGAGAGATTGCCGAAAGGGCTagaggcaaaggcaagcaGAAAGGCTTCGAGGGCTGGGGATCGACCCCTGCACTCGAGAAGCTCCATAACCTCGCTGTGTGGCTCCGAAACAGCCCAATCCATCATGACTTATGGGAGCGAGCTATCGGTATCAGTCTAGGGATTGATAACGATACCAGGTGGTCATCGTGGTACTTTATGATTGATCGAGCGATCCGGAAGAAGAACGAGATCATCAAATTCTTACATGAACACGATGAGGCCTGTGGCCCCAACACTCTGACGCATGGGGATTGGGAGATACTGAGATGTACACACCAATTTCTCCAAGTATTCAACAGTGGCACTTTGTGGGTTGAGGGCGACCGTGCAGGCCTATCTCAGTCGCGTGAGATGATGGACGTGATTCTCGCTTTTTTTGAACAGCAGAAG AATCTATACTCATCCGGAGAGCGGAAAGATCTTCGGATGGTCCATTCCATTGAGATGGGGTGGTTCATCCTTAACAAGTACTATGAGCTCACGGACACCGTTCCGGTGTACGCTGCTGCGATGCTGCTCGATCCGTCAAAGAGAAGGCGATATCTGACCCAGAACTGGCCGGAGCAGTGGCATCAGAAAGCTCTCGATGCCACACAACGTATTTGGGAAGACAAATATAAGAATATGCCACTCACTCAGCCTGAGGAGGATGCGATGCAGGTTGATGGCTCTCTACCTTCTCCAGATAAGCCGAGAAACGAGCTGGATCGATTGAAGCTCTCTCTGCAGGTTGAATTGGCTGACCTCACggatgaggacgatgtgCAGCTATTTCTTAATGCCAGGCCCATCTCGATCAAACCTTTAACTCCCctggaatggtggtgtttaCCAGAACAACGACAGCGCTACCCGCGGCTCCATCGTATGGCCATCGATATACTCTCAAtccctccatcatcagcagagCCAGAACGAACGTTTTCAGCTGCTCGTCGTACACAATCGTGGGACAGGCTTCGGATGACGGCAAACAACCTAGAAAGGCTTGAGTGTATCGGCAATTGGTTGAGAAACGGACATATTGATCTTGTACATATAATCACGGCGATTGAGGGTATGAATGAAGTGGAGGTCGAGCTAGATTTTGACTCCGACGAGATGGGATAG